TCCGCGCGAAACAAAACGGCCTTCTGCGCGCGCCAGCACTTCCTCATCGGCGTCAAAGATAATGCCTTCCACGCCGAGGACGTTGCGCCGCTGCCACGTGACACGTCCGCGGACCGAAATCGGTCGTTCGAGCGGCACGGGTCTCCGAAAGCGAACGTTGACGCTGGCCGTCACGCCGCGGTGCCCCGCAAAGCCCGCTGCGTGGGCCATCGCTTCGTCGAGCAACGCCATGACGATGCCTCCGTGCGCGATGCCACGCCAGCCTTGGAACGCGGGCGCAACGGTCAGCCGCGCCAGCACGCCCTCACCATCGCGATCGAAGTGAACGTGCATGCCGATCGGATTGGCGGGACCGCACGCGAAGCAGTTTCCGTCGTCGAAAGGTACGTTGCTCATCGTCCGACACTGAGGCGATCGATCAGAAAGGGCGGCAAACCGATAGCCTGCATTTTTTCCTGCACTCGCGCTATCGGATATTCGTAGCGAATCCACTCTACCCGTTGCGCCAGAGTGTCATAAAAGGTGAAGCATGCCTGCGGATTGAGATCCCGGGGTTGGCCGATGCTGCCGACGTCGATGATGTATCGCTTATCGGCCTCCAAGGTCAGCTCGCCGCCCTTCTGCATGTGCCGGTGCCCGATGGTTCCATCGGCATCGCGCACCCAATACTCAGCGATGTGCGTGTGTCCCACAAAAACGATTCGCGCGTCGGTTCGCTCGAAGGCGCGCGCGGCGGTGGCCTTGTCGAGAATGTATTCGAAGTAGTCGACCGGCGCGCCGTGAACCAGCAAAAATTCGGGCAGGCGCAACTCGTACGGAAGCGCATTGAGCCACGTGCGGCTGACATCATCGAGCATGCTCTGGGTCCAACCGATCGCCGACCGCGCGGCCGCGTTGAAGTTCTCGACACCGAAATTCTCCACCGCCGCAAGATCGTGGTTGCCCAGCACCGCATGCCGACAGCGAGCCTGCAGCACCGCGACGCACTCGTTGGGGTTCGGCCCGTATCCGACGACGTCGCCAAGCGAAACGAGCGAATCGTCGGCTTCCATGTGGGCTAGCGCGCGCTCGAGCGACTCCAGGTTTGCGTGGACGTCGGAAACGATGGCGTACCGCATGCTGCTTAGACGCAGACCTGGGCGAGCACCGAGCGCAACGCACCGGCGAAGGCGGCACGCATCGGTTCGGTTCCCGCGCTAACCCGAATGTAGGAATCGAGCGGGGGTGCCCCCGGCTTGCGAATCCACACGCCGCGTGCCAGCAACTCGCGCACGACCATCGTCGCGCGTTCGGGCGTCTCCATCTCAATGCAAACGAAGTTCGTCGCCGATTCGATGTATCTGCGCCCGAGCGCGCGAGCGAGGCGATAGTACTCGTCGCGCGCTCGCGCCGTCTCGTCGACGACGTAACGACGGAACTCTTCGTCCCCCAACGATGCCAGGGCCCCTATCTGCGCGTTCCGATTGACTCCGTAATGAAGGCGAATCTTCTGAAACGCGCGCGCGTTACGTTCGCTTAAGAGCGCGTATCCAATCCGCGCGCCCGCCATTCCGTATGCTTTGGAAAACGTCCGAAGGCGAATCAGCCGGTCGGAAAAAACCGGATCGAACAACTCGTTCTCATCGACGAAGTCGGCGTAGGCTTCGTCGAGCAGCAGCAGTGCATCGTCGGAAAGCGCCTCGTAGAAGCGCTCGACCTCGGCCTTGGGAATGAAACGACCGCTGGGATTGTCGGGATTGGCCAGGTAGACGACGGGCGGCGTCTCGCGACGTGCAGCGGCGAGCAGTGCTTCGCAGTCGGGCGTCCCCTCGTCG
This Candidatus Eremiobacterota bacterium DNA region includes the following protein-coding sequences:
- a CDS encoding PaaI family thioesterase; amino-acid sequence: MSNVPFDDGNCFACGPANPIGMHVHFDRDGEGVLARLTVAPAFQGWRGIAHGGIVMALLDEAMAHAAGFAGHRGVTASVNVRFRRPVPLERPISVRGRVTWQRRNVLGVEGIIFDADEEVLARAEGRFVSRGRLDAADDRRNPSFADLQ
- a CDS encoding metallophosphoesterase family protein; the protein is MRYAIVSDVHANLESLERALAHMEADDSLVSLGDVVGYGPNPNECVAVLQARCRHAVLGNHDLAAVENFGVENFNAAARSAIGWTQSMLDDVSRTWLNALPYELRLPEFLLVHGAPVDYFEYILDKATAARAFERTDARIVFVGHTHIAEYWVRDADGTIGHRHMQKGGELTLEADKRYIIDVGSIGQPRDLNPQACFTFYDTLAQRVEWIRYEYPIARVQEKMQAIGLPPFLIDRLSVGR
- a CDS encoding aminotransferase class I/II-fold pyridoxal phosphate-dependent enzyme — protein: MIRPTAAVEAIPATTPFVGPEQLMRETGQRELVRLGANESAFGLSPKALASMTAELPRLAWYGDPESLDLRDALAAKHRCRPEQIVVGSGIDELMGLAVRAFMAPEQASLTTRGTYPTFAYHVAGYGGRLIEVPYRDEGTPDCEALLAAARRETPPVVYLANPDNPSGRFIPKAEVERFYEALSDDALLLLDEAYADFVDENELFDPVFSDRLIRLRTFSKAYGMAGARIGYALLSERNARAFQKIRLHYGVNRNAQIGALASLGDEEFRRYVVDETARARDEYYRLARALGRRYIESATNFVCIEMETPERATMVVRELLARGVWIRKPGAPPLDSYIRVSAGTEPMRAAFAGALRSVLAQVCV